In Malus sylvestris chromosome 2, drMalSylv7.2, whole genome shotgun sequence, the genomic stretch GGCCCAGGGAATCACCCATCCGCTCACGTTAGCATCCTTTGCCGGGGCGCTCTTTCACCTCCCAATGAACCTTTTGTTAGTCACTCGGCTCCAGCTTGGCGTGGCCGGCGTCGCGGCGGCTTCCGCCGCTTCCAATCTATTTGTTTTACTGGCCCTCGTTTCGTACGTGTGGACCACGGGGATCCACGTGCCGACGTGGACGAAGCCAACCAGCGAGTGCCTCACAGGCTGGAAGCCGCTGCTTCGGCTCGCCGCGCCGAGCTGCGTTTCCGTGTGCTTGGAGTGGTGGTGGTATGAGATCATGATCGTCCTGTGTGGGCTCCTCGTGGACCCCAGAGCAACCGTCGCCTCGATGGGCGTGCTCATCCAAACGACGGCGTTGATTTACGTGTTCCCATCCTCCTTGAGCTTCGCGGTCTCGACCCGGGTCGGGAACGAGCTCGGGGCAAACCGGCCGCACAAGGCGAAATTATCCTCTGCGGTCTCGATCATGATTGCGTTCTTGATGGGCTTATCCGCGACGAGTTTCGCGTCAGGGATGCGGGGGAGCTGGGCGCGGATGTTCACAAGCGACGCGGAGATCGTGCGGCTGACGTCGGCGGCGCTGCCCATCCTAGGGCTGTGCGAGCTTGGCAACTGCCCGCAGACAGTGGGGTGTGGCGTCCTCAGAGGTAGCGCGCGCCCGTCCACCGCTGCTAACGTGAACCTCAGCGCGTTCTATCTCGTGGGCATGCCAGTGGCCGTCGGACTCGGATTCTGGGCTGGAATCGGGTTTTGCGGATTATGGGTCGGGTTGCTGTCAGCCCAGGTTTGTTGTGCTGGGCTCATGTTGTATGTGGTTGGGACTACAGACTGGGATCTCCAAGCTAAGAGGGCCCGCTCGCTAACGTGCGCTGGTAGTGAAATCACATTACCCGATTGTATGGTTGTAGAGGAACAGCAGCCGTTGGTTATCATTACGGTGCCTCCTTCTCCATGATTCAAAAATTCCAGATTAGATGCAATTTTTGccacaagtttttttttatataattatttctttttttctgtgaattattattttattaattgtttggTCTAGATAATGGgattcttaaaaataaataatcaacAACTTTGTTCTCTTTTGATTATGAGTGGATGCCGAGTGGAATTTGCTTTTTATTCTAAGTAATGCTAACGAGGTTAAttgtttaaattaaattttgattcatAACGTGATTATTGATGATTAAACTGGTTTTGATTTGATtgccaaaaattaaaacaaaagctTTGAAAATACAGTACTCTCATTATATTTTGGGTAGTGGTATCCAcacatctatttttatttttcacacatcCTTCTCAGTTTCAATCGTCGGATCGAATGATAAAGTAGatcaataacaaaaattaacaagggtgtgtggaGTCAGATTTCTCTGTAAGAGACAGAGAAATGTAAATTCTTAATATGAAACCAacattaacaaaataaaatctaaaaataCGATTAATTTGAAGAGATCAGCATGACAGTCGGTTGATCTCCTTATTAAAATATATCTCTGTAATTTAAAATGGTTTAAAATATTAGGTCGTAAAAGGACTaccaaataatcatattgttttGTAGTTGTGCGTGACTCAAATGTTTGGTGTGGTGGAGAGAGCAATTTGTGTTTTTACTTtgactttttttattaaatttaaggTGATATTTTTGACAGAGACAAGGGAGTACAGTGAAGACTGGTAAGTGTTTTGGCCAATTGGGAAATGTCTCAGAAATTCGGACATGTTCGATCTTTTCCTCTCATCTGCATATTTGTTGCGTGGACAATGGCCTTACGAAACTATCCGATTAGGTTCCATCGAATGAGATTTTAACACGTGGCAGTGGGTTGTCTAAACAATGTCCTGTTAATGGACCTTTGACCCTATCGATTTCCCTCAGGTTGGTCCCCAGGTTATAAATCCCCAACTAAAACATTTGAGTTGGATATCATTCATCATATTCATCATAGCTGGATATTATATGTTGCCAGTCATGCTGGTTTTGATGAATCAAAGTATGCATTGTCGATGGTGGGACAAGATTTTCGACGTGACTCAGATGTCATTATGGCGGTATCTTGAGTTTagtgtcttgagagtacggcTTAATTCATTGAGTgttataatacaagtggttagattctttaagaaaaaatttTAACCACTTAAATTATGGCACTTAGTATACCGAACCGGAATCTTGATATACAaaattttttcttgaatttatgATACCTTAGACTCTTAGTatttgagaaaaataaaatgaaaaaaatatattctaTTTAAATATGAAATACCGTCATAATACTATCGCGTTGTTAGTAGGTTTTCCTCTCTCGATAGTGAAGGGTGGTAGTAGCAGTACTATAATAACTTGGAATTCATTTGGTGAAGAAACATGCAAGCTcaaaaaatgaaatgaattaaATAAATGAAACTTTCATGAAAAGTGATTGGGCTAAatttattttaaccaaaaactatattataactttatttaatgaaaaataattaaattttaatgaaaaccccttaaattttaataaaaatgacaaaaaaaaaacttaaattttaatgaaaaggacacaattaaaaaaaaacaaaaaaacttgatgcgccacactgtttatgaaactgaaaactatttatgaaactgaacacaatttatgaaactgaattttcataaatagtgtctagttctttgtcatgtttcataaatagtgcctagttattGGATCCAGTTTCATAATAATGTATAGTAATTGATAcagttttataaataatgtCTTTTTCTTGGTCcgatttcataaatagtgtctagttatttgtccactttcataaatagccTAATTCttgtcatgtttcataaatattgtctAGTTCGTactctagtttcataaatagtttccacctattggtttagttttagaaataatgcctaattcttgttttcgtttcataaatagtgtttactTATtagtctagtttcataaatagtgtctacttattgaTTTAGTTTAATGAATAATGTCTACTTATTGgtgaagttttataaatagtgtttaattattgattcaatttcatAAGGTTTGAAACTTAGACCATTTTTGGTCCTGTAAAAGCACCCATTGCGCCGAAAACGATGAACCCATAAGTGACTATTTAGATCAAAACATTGAGAAGATTTTGTTCTCAATAATTAGAT encodes the following:
- the LOC126596509 gene encoding protein DETOXIFICATION 51-like; protein product: MCNPNNSSTAKKPEHRHHQQPPPQPHLFLDFLSVPEAPKPQPHLLLDIVSETKSLLQLAFPIILTALIVYSRSILSMLFLGHLGELELAAGSLAIAFANITGYSVLSGLALGMEPLCSQAFGAQRPKLLSLTLHRSVIFLAVASLPISLLWVSMSSILLYLRQDPDITAVAHTYLMFSLPDLFTNSLIHPIRIYLRAQGITHPLTLASFAGALFHLPMNLLLVTRLQLGVAGVAAASAASNLFVLLALVSYVWTTGIHVPTWTKPTSECLTGWKPLLRLAAPSCVSVCLEWWWYEIMIVLCGLLVDPRATVASMGVLIQTTALIYVFPSSLSFAVSTRVGNELGANRPHKAKLSSAVSIMIAFLMGLSATSFASGMRGSWARMFTSDAEIVRLTSAALPILGLCELGNCPQTVGCGVLRGSARPSTAANVNLSAFYLVGMPVAVGLGFWAGIGFCGLWVGLLSAQVCCAGLMLYVVGTTDWDLQAKRARSLTCAGSEITLPDCMVVEEQQPLVIITVPPSP